One window from the genome of Deltaproteobacteria bacterium CG2_30_66_27 encodes:
- a CDS encoding adenosylhomocysteinase: protein MAASKGHDVKDLKLAAAGKNRVEWAKKDMPVLRSIGARFAKEKPLKGVRIAACLHVTTETAALMQVLAAGGAKVALCASNPLSTQDEAAASLVKNDGITVYAIKGENRKTYYRHILAALAVRPHMTMDDGADLVSMVHSEKKEYLKEIVGGTEETTTGVIRLSAMGEKGVLRYPIIAVNEAKTKHFFDNRYGTGQSTLDGILRATNRLLAGSCFVVAGYGWCGRGLAMRARGMGARVVVTEVDPLPALEALMDGFEVVPMAEAAKVGDFFCTVTGNLHVVRREHFERMKDGAIVCNSGHFNVEIDIPALAKMSKSVRTVRPFVEEYVLKDGRAIHILGEGRLINLAAAEGHPANVMDMSFANQALSAEYMARNHGALSNIVHMVPEAIDREIARLKLASSGTRIDRLTPEQRDYLASWEMGT, encoded by the coding sequence ATGGCTGCCAGCAAAGGGCACGACGTCAAGGATCTGAAGCTCGCCGCCGCGGGGAAGAACCGCGTCGAGTGGGCCAAGAAGGACATGCCGGTGCTCCGCTCCATCGGGGCGCGGTTCGCGAAAGAGAAGCCGTTGAAGGGCGTCCGGATCGCCGCCTGCCTCCACGTGACCACGGAGACCGCGGCGCTCATGCAGGTGCTGGCGGCGGGCGGGGCGAAGGTCGCCCTGTGCGCCTCCAATCCCCTTTCGACGCAGGACGAGGCCGCCGCCTCCCTCGTGAAAAACGACGGCATCACCGTCTACGCGATCAAGGGGGAGAACCGGAAGACGTATTACCGGCATATTCTCGCGGCCCTCGCCGTACGGCCCCATATGACGATGGACGACGGGGCGGACCTGGTATCGATGGTCCACTCGGAAAAGAAGGAGTACCTGAAGGAGATCGTCGGGGGCACCGAGGAAACGACCACGGGCGTCATCCGGTTGAGCGCGATGGGAGAGAAGGGGGTCCTGCGGTACCCCATCATCGCGGTGAACGAGGCGAAGACGAAGCACTTCTTCGACAACCGGTACGGAACGGGGCAGTCGACGCTCGACGGCATCCTCCGGGCGACGAATCGGTTGCTGGCGGGGAGCTGTTTCGTCGTGGCCGGCTACGGCTGGTGCGGACGGGGGCTGGCGATGCGGGCCCGGGGAATGGGCGCGCGCGTGGTCGTCACCGAAGTCGATCCCCTTCCGGCGCTCGAGGCGCTGATGGACGGCTTCGAGGTCGTGCCGATGGCCGAGGCGGCAAAGGTCGGGGACTTCTTCTGCACCGTCACCGGGAACCTGCACGTGGTCCGCAGGGAGCATTTCGAGCGGATGAAGGACGGGGCGATCGTGTGCAACTCCGGCCACTTCAACGTCGAGATCGACATCCCCGCGCTGGCGAAGATGTCGAAGTCGGTTCGCACAGTCAGGCCGTTCGTCGAGGAGTACGTTCTGAAGGACGGACGCGCGATCCATATCCTGGGAGAGGGCCGGCTGATCAACCTGGCGGCCGCGGAAGGCCACCCGGCGAACGTGATGGACATGAGCTTCGCCAACCAGGCGCTTTCGGCGGAGTATATGGCCCGGAACCACGGGGCGCTGTCGAACATCGTCCACATGGTTCCCGAGGCGATCGACCGGGAGATCGCCCGGCTCAAGCTTGCGTCCTCCGGCACCCGGATCGACCGCCTCACGCCGGAGCAGCGAGACTACCTCGCCTCCTGGGAAATGGGGACCTGA